The following are encoded in a window of Manihot esculenta cultivar AM560-2 chromosome 8, M.esculenta_v8, whole genome shotgun sequence genomic DNA:
- the LOC110621802 gene encoding delta(12)-fatty-acid desaturase FAD2 produces the protein MGAGGRMSVPPHPKKLESDVQKRVPYSKPPFTLGQIKKAIPPHCFERSVIRSFSFVIQDMTLAFIFFYISTNYFHLLPQPLSYVVWPIYWTLQGCVLTGVWVIAHECGHHAFSDYQWLDDTVGLILHSCLLVPYFSWKHSHRRHHSNTASLERDEVFVPKKKSNMRWFSKYLNNPLGRLFTLIFTLTLGWPLYLAFNISGRPYDRFACHYNPYGPIYTDRERTEIYISDAGILAVTYGLYRLAAAKGLVWVVCVYGVPLLVVNAFLVMITYLQHTHPSLPHYDSSEWDWLRGALSTVDRDYGILNTVFHNITDTHVAHHLFSTMPHYNAMEATNAIKPILGEYYQFDGTPFYEAMWREAKECIYVEADDRDQSKGVYWYKNKF, from the coding sequence ATGGGAGCTGGTGGCAGAATGTCTGTTCCTCCTCATCCTAAGAAGTTGGAATCTGATGTCCAGAAGAGAGTCCCTTATTCAAAGCCACCATTCACGCTTGGTCAGATCAAAAAAGCTATACCACCTCATTGTTTTGAGCGTTCTGTTATCCGCtcattttcttttgtgattcaAGACATGACCCTTGCCTTTATCTTCTTTTACATTTCCACCAATTACTTCCACCTCCTCCCTCAGCCTCTGTCTTATGTGGTCTGGCCAATATACTGGACCCTCCAAGGCTGTGTCTTGACTGGTGTTTGGGTCATAGCACACGAGTGTGGGCATCACGCCTTCAGTGACTATCAATGGCTTGATGACACAGTAGGCCTCATTCTCCACTCCTgtctccttgttccttacttTTCATGGAAGCATAGCCACCGTCGTCATCACTCTAACACGGCTTCTCTTGAAAGAGATGAAGTTTTTGTACCCAAGAAGAAATCCAACATGCGTTGGTTCTCCAAATACCTCAACAACCCACTAGGCCGTTTGTTCACCCTCATCTTCACGCTTACCCTTGGCTGGCCTCTATACTTAGCATTCAATATTTCAGGCAGGCCTTATGATCGTTTTGCCTGCCACTATAACCCATATGGCCCTATCTACACTGATCGTGAGCGGACGGAGATATACATATCTGATGCTGGTATTCTCGCAGTTACTTATGGTCTCTACCGTCTTGCTGCAGCCAAGGGGCTTGTTTGGGTTGTTTGTGTTTATGGAGTGCCATTGTTAGTGGTGAATGCATTTCTTGTGATGATCACATACCTGCAGCATACTCATCCTTCATTACCACACTACGATTCTTCTGAATGGGATTGGTTAAGAGGAGCTCTATCAACTGTTGACAGAGATTATGGAATCTTGAACACGGTCTTCCATAATATAACGGACACTCATGTTGCACACCATCTGTTCTCGACAATGCCTCATTACAATGCGATGGAGGCAACAAATGCCATAAAACCAATTTTGGGAGAATACTACCAATTCGATGGGACTCCTTTCTACGAGGCAATGTGGAGGGAAGCAAAGGAGTGTATTTATGTGGAGGCAGATGATCGTGATCAGAGCAAAGGTGTGTATTGGTAcaaaaataagttttaa